Proteins encoded together in one Pseudomonadota bacterium window:
- a CDS encoding RidA family protein — protein MTKLTHINPDNMAPYLQFGLSHAVAVEGGKTVFLSGQVGWDENGNIAGPDLASQLAQAHVNIKKILAAAGATPADIVRLNTYVANYVPEDGAVVNAANHKLFAGITPPSATLLGVQALYAPDIRCEVEATVVVGA, from the coding sequence AATTGACACATATTAATCCGGACAATATGGCGCCTTATCTGCAGTTTGGCCTGAGCCATGCGGTGGCTGTCGAGGGTGGTAAAACGGTTTTTCTTTCAGGCCAGGTGGGCTGGGACGAAAACGGAAACATTGCCGGCCCGGATCTTGCCAGCCAGCTCGCCCAAGCGCATGTCAATATCAAGAAAATTTTGGCGGCAGCCGGCGCCACGCCGGCAGACATCGTCCGCCTCAACACCTATGTCGCAAATTACGTTCCGGAAGATGGCGCTGTGGTAAACGCCGCTAATCACAAATTGTTCGCTGGCATCACGCCGCCTTCGGCCACTCTGCTCGGTGTCCAGGCTCTCTACGCGCCGGACATCCGTTGCGAGGTCGAGGCGACGGTGGTGGTCGGGGCGTAG